AGTACAATAAAAAAGTGTCAATACAATATAATGAAATGTGATGCTTCACACACAAGACACAACTtctgtaaacatatttttaaccataaataaacagattacatttttcttgtttgaaaatgataaaaaactgaattaaagtatatttatttataataatagtaataatgtaaatatgtcgATTTTAACTGGTaattcacaaatatttttacacagcataatgtaaaataattcagTGAAACAATGCAGCATCTTACATTATTTTCCCTTTAGACTAGTGTTTAACTGTATATTgatgtttataaacattttaacataTCAAAAATGTAACTGTGTTTGTACTTACATTAAGATGGAGGATTTTTGAACCAGATCGTTGATCTGCTGAAGAGTGGATCCAGCAATGCACACACTGTTGACTGTTATAATAACATCACCTGAGGTGAGAGGCGAAGAGATTTGAATAATGAGAAAGTGTGAATGACACTGGTGCTTGACAGAAATGAGCAGGTGTCTTGATAACTCACCTGTCAATAACCCACTACTCTCTGCAAGACTGTCCTCCTTCACCCAACACACACATGAGCCCAAATCCTGCTCAGCACTGATGCTTCTCTCAACACTGCCTTTCTGTGGATAGGGAGTAAAGACCCAATCAATTCATCATCCAAAATTCAATTACCCCCTGACAGATAATAAGCCTTTAGACAGCCGCATAATGCTTGAATGAATAGAGAGAAAATTATAAGGAGAgtatgagaagagagagagggtgGTTACCTGGATGTCAAACCCAAAAGTTTCATTTTCTTTCCTTCTTAAAACAACACTTTTCCTGTTAACCAAGCAAGATACACAGAGTCAGACCAACTCTAATGTTGCATATGTGAGTCGACGAACTTATAATTAAAatcagtaacttttttttttttttaccttatataCTGCTCTGTCGTTTTGTCTTGGGATTGCACAACCTATAAAAATAACAGTCCATTTTGTTAATCATAAAAATAAGTCACTAGgttattatattgtttatatagatATTAGATATCAAATACTAGAAATATCAAATCTTATCCAACATCCAGCATAAcaaagaaatgtcagaaataaacttaaacttaaaactaAATTACTAGTCACTTACATTTCTTTTAACTTTGTTCCTGATTGTTTTATGATCATTAGTGTTcttctgtgttttgtgtccagtGTTCAACAGGTTGCTTGTCGCACAGCTGCTTTTCCCCAGCAGTTTTCTTATGTATTGAAGAGATGCTGTCATCTTCAGAGTGTATGCTGACATCTCTGCTGCTGAGAACGTTGCTCCTCCGCCTTTTACACACGCCTCTGAACGGATGTCATGACATGTGACCACAGTAAAGTCCCCTGGGCTTCACAAACTTTAGATTTTACTGTAAGTCTGTCAGAGGTGCTTAAACTCGcctctaaaacaacaacaaaaactagatCTAGATTAATAGGCTATGGATCGCATATATTTTGTGTTCACTATTCTCAGGATGAAGTTGTTAATGTACTtttcaatttattcattttattatttagcctAGTTTATAATTGATATATTTACAAGCAGAAAATGCCTCCTATAGcctatttaaatttatgcatttagcagacgcttttatccatagCGACTATCATGAACAGGCTAACTTACAACTTTATTTAGCTTAAATCATGAATTCATGAAATCTGCTTTAAACTGCCTTCAAACAGGCTAAAAATTGGTCTAAATGTCTTCATgcattaaaatagtaataaaaaaactgATCAAGCTGAACAACAGatttaaacataaacatattaATTCAACTGAACTAATGAATTCACAGCCACAGATTTAAActtccttcaaaataaataaataaataaataaaaagccaaaTATAAAGTTTGTgtcataataatgtttttttttttcatcatatcaCAATATGATGCTACACATAGGAGAATTCTTGTGTTTATCAGACTTAAGTAAAGACATGATGTAGACTGTGGGGAGAAACATCATACAGTGTTAAGGTTAGTTAGTAAAAATGcaactgttcattgttatttGTGCTGGCTCGGATACAAATGTTAAcagttaaatttttaattttaataagtattattacaatataaaattaactTTAAGGAGAATGGGTATTGAACCTTCATGCTTTATTTTCTGTTGGCAATTTGACATGTAGGTTTCATATGCTACACTTTGCCCCATAGAAAGGCTATGTATGCCCTGCTTTATTTAGGCCCATCCCCTGAAACATGTGtgactgtataaaaaaaagtgtgtccTCGCCCCGTGTGGAGGAGGTGTGTTTCCCCGCTTCTTGAAGATTGTTTTCTATCCAGTAGGTGGCAGGCAAGGCGTCTCCCGGTTCAGTTCGCAGCTCTCtctgatgaagaagaagaagaagaagcatcTAGGCGTCCCCCCTTGCCCCTTCTGCGCGCTGATTAACACGACGTAGGCTTTGTCTCTTCCACATCCTTTTGTAGCCTCTGGTATGTCACCAACTAtgtaatttattatcttaattttgCTCCCAactcagggtttttttttatccttaaagGCTGTGAttctattttttaaaatgtgcGCTGATAATCGGCGTGTCTTGTACAGATGATGCTTGTGGTCCTGATGCTGCTTTTGTTACTAGGCGACCGGGTTTGCTCGCGagctaaatgataaaaaaaagaaacatcttgAGAGAAATAGCTAATATAACCACAGTGTTTTAAAACGTAATCAGTAATGGCAGCATGTATTAGCTTTGCTAAGTTAGCTCTATACACGCCTGTCGAGCTGAAACTAACAGCAATTCGCGGTTTAACTGGATTTTTAAGGACGCATTAAAAAGGCAAACTGTTCGACTGACCTTCTATTTGGTACAACTTTCTCTTTCTGCAATTTCAGCGCTATCAAACCATCACTGACCACTAAGACACCCAGTCATGGCTGCCGAACCTAATTATCGACGAACAAAACCTGGTAACGGCCCTTCTGGGAAAACCATTATGCTGAATCTTTTTTGCACATCAATTTATGCCTACATTGCTGTCACATAATACATGAATGGTGTTTTCCAAAAGCATTTCTGATTAAGGCAAATGACAGTACAAGTATTATAATTTGATTGTAGGTGTTAGGACAGCTAACATTGCTAGTTCAAATGGAGCTGCTGGGCCCTCGTCACAGATTCCGGGCTTATCTGCATCTGCCGACATCACTCCTGAAGAAAAAACGAAAGGAAGACGTGTAGGAATTCAGGCCTCCGACTCGGATTATGTTAAACTTGCAAAACAAGGAGGACAGAAGGGTAATTGTGTCACACTTGCATAGaatgtattattttcatttttatcttcAACTTTGCCAATATTTACAATATGTTAAAGTgaagtatatatttactattactgCAAGTGATTGTGAGAAATTATCTCAAAACCTTACCTAAACTGTGCACAGTATTTAATGacttattgttaaataaaatgaccaatagTTAGGGCAAGGGCATTTTTACACAAAACTggattacaaaacataaaatcagCTTGTAGATGATGCTTGGGATCCTGATGCTGCTTTTGTTACTAGGTGACCAAGTTGACTCGCAAGCTAACtgataaacaataaaacattttaaaggaatagttaaaatAACCACAGTAGATTTGATTCCTTTTAAACACACCCATGATTATCTTTCAATTCTGACATAGGTTTGTTGAGGCATGATGACCCTGTGGAAACTAAATCTTACTGTTGCTACAAACCCGCTAGTTGGTTC
This is a stretch of genomic DNA from Carassius carassius chromosome 10, fCarCar2.1, whole genome shotgun sequence. It encodes these proteins:
- the LOC132151355 gene encoding cytohesin-interacting protein-like — protein: MTASLQYIRKLLGKSSCATSNLLNTGHKTQKNTNDHKTIRNKVKRNVVQSQDKTTEQYIRKSVVLRRKENETFGFDIQKGSVERSISAEQDLGSCVCWVKEDSLAESSGLLTGDVIITVNSVCIAGSTLQQINDLVQKSSILMLEVIRGATEKQRQLLRKLYLLQQQFTEKCEELQTLITEEMRLTGGAIENIQKSYTLPTGSSASTFSTIKQT